One window of Corynebacterium sp. P3-F1 genomic DNA carries:
- a CDS encoding ABC transporter ATP-binding protein — translation MVSIDTYNACVDFPIFDAKSRSLKKAVMSSAGGAIGKNASNTVVVEALRDINLHLREGDRVGLVGHNGAGKSTLLRLLSGIYEPTRGVADVRGRVAPVFDLGVGMDPEISGYENIIIRGLFLGQTRKQMKAKMDEIAEFSELGDYLAMPLRTYSTGMRVRLALGVVTSIEPEILLLDEGIGAVDAAFMAKARVRLAELVKRSGILVFASHSNDFLAQLCNTALWVDKGEIRQAGLVDEVVEAYEGPEAGDYVRDLLTRFDEDDPAT, via the coding sequence ATGGTTTCCATTGACACCTACAACGCCTGCGTCGACTTCCCCATTTTCGACGCCAAGTCACGCTCCTTGAAGAAAGCGGTGATGAGTTCCGCCGGCGGCGCCATCGGAAAAAACGCCTCCAACACCGTCGTTGTGGAGGCGCTCCGCGACATCAACCTGCACCTGCGGGAAGGCGACCGCGTAGGACTCGTCGGCCACAACGGTGCCGGCAAGTCCACGTTGTTGCGCTTGTTGAGCGGGATCTACGAACCGACCCGCGGCGTTGCCGACGTCCGTGGTCGAGTCGCACCCGTGTTTGACCTCGGCGTGGGCATGGACCCGGAAATTTCCGGCTACGAGAACATCATCATCCGCGGCCTGTTCCTCGGCCAGACCCGGAAGCAGATGAAAGCCAAGATGGACGAGATCGCCGAGTTCTCCGAGCTCGGCGACTATCTAGCCATGCCCTTGCGCACCTACTCCACCGGCATGCGTGTCCGCTTGGCACTCGGGGTGGTCACCTCCATCGAGCCTGAGATCCTTCTTCTCGATGAAGGCATCGGCGCCGTCGACGCCGCCTTCATGGCCAAAGCCCGCGTCCGCCTCGCCGAACTAGTCAAGCGCTCCGGCATCCTCGTCTTCGCCAGCCACTCGAACGACTTCTTAGCGCAGCTGTGCAACACCGCGCTGTGGGTGGATAAGGGGGAGATCAGGCAAGCCGGTCTCGTCGACGAAGTAGTTGAAGCGTACGAAGGCCCCGAAGCCGGCGACTACGTCCGCGACCTTCTGACCCGCTTCGACGAGGACGATCCCGCCACCTAG
- a CDS encoding ABC transporter permease, producing the protein MTSAAHDHTPASTSATLSAAASDLARGWGQHELWLQLGWQDIKQRYRRSTLGPLWITIATGVMSLALGLLYSMLFQISVREFLPHVTVGFIVWGFISGCIKDGANVFIENEGLIKQLPSALSVHVYRLVWRQLLFFAHNMVIWLLLVLVFRIELGWNILLFIPALALMIINGVWVTMLFGIIATRFRDVAPLLEALVQLLFYVTPIVWTTKTLREQGGEVAQRARIAELNPLYHYLEVVRAPLIGEELALYHWWVVLAGTVIGLLLALLAMKRWRFRVPYWV; encoded by the coding sequence ATGACCTCGGCGGCCCACGATCACACCCCCGCATCCACGTCCGCGACCCTCAGCGCAGCCGCCTCCGACCTCGCCCGCGGGTGGGGACAGCACGAGCTATGGCTCCAACTCGGTTGGCAGGACATCAAACAGCGTTACCGCCGCTCGACGCTTGGACCGCTTTGGATCACCATCGCGACCGGGGTCATGTCCCTAGCACTCGGCCTGTTGTACTCGATGCTGTTCCAGATCTCCGTCCGCGAATTCCTCCCGCACGTCACCGTCGGATTCATCGTGTGGGGCTTCATCTCCGGGTGCATCAAGGACGGCGCGAACGTCTTCATCGAGAACGAAGGCTTGATCAAGCAACTTCCCTCAGCCCTGTCAGTGCACGTGTACCGCCTTGTGTGGCGCCAACTGCTGTTCTTCGCCCACAACATGGTCATCTGGCTGCTGCTCGTTCTCGTGTTCCGCATTGAGCTCGGATGGAACATCCTGCTGTTCATTCCTGCGCTCGCCCTGATGATCATCAACGGCGTGTGGGTGACCATGCTCTTCGGCATCATCGCCACCCGCTTCCGCGACGTTGCTCCCCTGCTCGAAGCGCTCGTCCAGCTGCTGTTCTATGTCACACCGATTGTCTGGACCACCAAGACCCTGCGCGAACAAGGCGGCGAGGTGGCCCAGCGCGCCCGCATCGCCGAACTCAACCCGCTCTACCACTACCTAGAAGTCGTGCGCGCACCGCTCATTGGCGAAGAGCTCGCGCTCTACCACTGGTGGGTAGTGCTGGCCGGTACGGTGATCGGCCTGTTACTAGCCCTGCTGGCCATGAAACGCTGGCGCTTCCGCGTCCCGTACTGGGTTTAA
- a CDS encoding aminotransferase class V-fold PLP-dependent enzyme gives MAYDVASVRGLYTSLSDGWTYLNAHDCPQVPERVSAAVARSFRMATAVAAPEVNAGSHSRRAWGRPEGETFVASARHAVADLVGASAERVVLGPSLPVLYAALVTGMRPMFRYDSSFVVSALDDPALMAAVRRAPATVRTAHVDLGTGELPAWQYGQLIDGSTRLVSLPAAHPLLGTVAPVSQIVDQVRERSRAWVVVDATAYAPYHAVDFDAWGADVVGLDLGALGGPHLAALVVRDTAMFKRLEALNGDPRVSGAEKLSLDISPALAGGAAALVDHVADLVPEQAGRTTRRARLTRSMEQMTVYLDGLRDDLYTFLGTLPAVHILGVTGEAASEASNDRLPRLTFGVQGVPASTVYERLFDNGIVTTLTTPQQATLLFAEMGIEEMGGAVTVGLGPFNTEGDVEQLIRVVASLA, from the coding sequence GTGGCTTACGATGTCGCCAGCGTGCGCGGGCTTTACACCTCTCTTTCGGATGGCTGGACGTACCTCAACGCGCATGATTGCCCGCAGGTCCCGGAGCGCGTGTCGGCGGCAGTGGCGCGGTCGTTCCGTATGGCGACGGCGGTGGCGGCGCCGGAGGTGAATGCGGGGTCGCATTCGCGGCGGGCGTGGGGGCGTCCGGAGGGGGAGACGTTTGTGGCGTCGGCACGCCATGCGGTCGCGGACTTGGTGGGGGCGTCGGCGGAGCGTGTTGTGCTCGGGCCAAGTCTTCCTGTGCTGTATGCGGCGTTGGTGACGGGGATGCGCCCAATGTTCCGTTACGACTCGTCGTTTGTGGTGAGCGCGCTCGATGATCCCGCGTTGATGGCAGCTGTTCGCCGAGCGCCGGCTACAGTCCGCACGGCTCACGTGGATTTGGGGACGGGCGAGCTTCCTGCGTGGCAATACGGGCAGCTTATCGACGGCTCGACCCGCCTCGTCTCCCTTCCCGCCGCCCATCCTCTTCTGGGAACGGTGGCTCCTGTTTCCCAGATCGTCGATCAGGTGCGGGAGCGTTCACGTGCGTGGGTGGTGGTGGATGCCACAGCGTATGCGCCGTACCACGCGGTGGATTTCGACGCGTGGGGTGCCGATGTGGTCGGTCTCGACCTCGGCGCGTTGGGCGGCCCCCACTTGGCGGCTCTGGTCGTGCGCGACACTGCGATGTTCAAACGCTTGGAAGCCTTGAACGGGGATCCGCGTGTGAGCGGGGCGGAAAAACTGTCTCTGGATATCTCGCCGGCGTTGGCTGGAGGTGCCGCGGCACTGGTCGATCACGTGGCGGATCTGGTCCCTGAACAGGCTGGGCGCACCACTCGTCGTGCACGTTTGACGCGGTCGATGGAGCAGATGACTGTTTATTTAGACGGGCTGCGCGATGACCTGTACACCTTCCTGGGGACACTCCCCGCGGTGCACATCCTTGGTGTGACTGGTGAGGCGGCTTCTGAGGCCAGCAACGACCGCCTGCCGCGTTTGACCTTCGGTGTACAGGGCGTGCCGGCGTCGACGGTGTACGAGCGTCTCTTCGACAATGGCATCGTGACAACCTTGACCACTCCGCAGCAGGCGACATTGTTGTTCGCCGAGATGGGCATCGAGGAAATGGGCGGTGCGGTGACTGTCGGCCTGGGGCCCTTCAACACGGAAGGCGATGTGGAGCAACTTATCCGAGTTGTGGCGTCACTGGCTTAG
- a CDS encoding phage holin family protein, with amino-acid sequence MRFAIDVVMTALALWLVTLIVPGVEIMGGVGAFIWVALVFMFVNAFISPVVKLISLPLTILTLGLFSLLVNTLLFSIVGWISDGLGNGLAISGFWAAFFGAIVMAIASWIVEAVFKAAGIGSSASV; translated from the coding sequence ATGCGTTTCGCAATCGATGTAGTCATGACGGCCCTTGCCCTGTGGCTGGTCACCCTGATCGTCCCCGGGGTGGAAATCATGGGCGGGGTCGGCGCGTTCATCTGGGTCGCGCTCGTGTTCATGTTCGTGAACGCATTCATTTCCCCGGTGGTGAAGCTGATCAGTCTCCCCCTGACAATTCTCACCCTTGGCCTGTTCTCTCTGTTGGTGAACACCTTGCTGTTCTCGATCGTGGGTTGGATCTCCGACGGCCTGGGCAACGGCCTCGCCATCAGCGGTTTCTGGGCCGCGTTCTTCGGCGCTATCGTGATGGCGATTGCCAGCTGGATCGTCGAAGCCGTGTTCAAGGCTGCCGGCATCGGCTCCTCTGCCTCGGTGTAA
- a CDS encoding trypsin-like serine protease — translation MHKEASAFGEKYTVEYVLTDNESERGDSGAPVVTDTGCLAGILNGGNGEYSALTFLPEDILDDAGL, via the coding sequence GTGCATAAGGAGGCCAGCGCGTTCGGAGAGAAATACACGGTCGAATACGTGCTCACCGATAACGAATCCGAACGCGGCGACTCCGGGGCTCCCGTCGTCACCGATACCGGTTGCCTCGCAGGAATCCTCAACGGAGGAAACGGCGAGTACTCCGCCCTGACATTCCTGCCCGAAGACATCCTCGATGATGCCGGGCTCTAA
- a CDS encoding ATP-binding cassette domain-containing protein: protein MGDTVRFLQGANVGHNGRALLTDVDLELQAGTVTRLVGANGVGKSTLIDSALGLLPLVDGTWQYPHQPGSPSYQREIGYMPSTVPGYPNLTLRQWLDLVATGFSIPSSDVKATSEDLGGRGDPKTLLANLSSGNRKKSLFVPVISIPRSAIFLDEPFEEVDLYGYRGALRPRGRRSQRRGQGRGHHHQ, encoded by the coding sequence ATGGGTGACACAGTCCGGTTTCTTCAGGGCGCAAACGTAGGGCACAATGGGCGCGCTCTGCTGACAGATGTCGACCTTGAGCTGCAGGCCGGCACCGTCACACGCCTCGTCGGCGCCAATGGTGTCGGAAAATCCACGCTCATTGACTCTGCTTTAGGGCTCCTGCCACTCGTCGACGGCACCTGGCAGTACCCCCACCAACCGGGCTCCCCCAGCTACCAGCGCGAAATCGGTTACATGCCTAGTACGGTTCCGGGCTACCCCAACCTCACGCTCAGGCAGTGGCTCGACCTTGTGGCCACTGGGTTCTCCATTCCCTCCAGCGACGTGAAGGCGACGTCGGAGGACCTCGGCGGCCGGGGCGACCCAAAGACGCTGCTAGCCAACCTCTCATCGGGCAACCGAAAGAAGTCCCTCTTCGTGCCCGTCATTTCCATTCCCCGAAGTGCCATTTTCCTCGACGAGCCGTTCGAAGAAGTGGACCTTTACGGTTACCGCGGGGCACTGCGGCCCCGAGGGCGCCGAAGTCAGAGAAGGGGACAAGGTCGTGGGCACCATCACCAATAA
- the hisC gene encoding histidinol-phosphate transaminase — MIRRDLDDIPAYVPSKSDPDALKLSSNEAPEGPLPSAVAAMEAAARGANRYPDMASTALRQALASHLGVEMENVTVGCGSSALCQQLVQATSRAENNVIFPWRSFEAYPIFCQVVGAKPRPVPLLADGKHDLESMLSLIDASTSLIFLCSPNNPSGQVITRSEFTAFMDRVPDHVTVALDEAYVEYNRDPAAVEGRTVFRDYPNLVCLRTFSKAYGLAGARVGYAFGAANLIQALDKMGIPFQVSAVAQAGAIASLEHSEELLARVEDTVGARDVVADGIGALHSQANFVWLPDVDSADLARQLATRGILVRAFPEGLRVTVTNREDAEEFLSAWEAISQP, encoded by the coding sequence ATGATTCGCCGCGATCTCGACGACATTCCCGCATACGTTCCAAGCAAGAGCGATCCGGACGCGCTCAAACTGTCTTCTAACGAAGCTCCGGAGGGCCCGTTGCCGTCAGCTGTGGCCGCGATGGAAGCTGCTGCGCGAGGGGCGAACAGGTACCCGGACATGGCGTCGACCGCGCTGCGTCAGGCACTCGCCAGCCACTTAGGGGTCGAGATGGAAAACGTCACCGTTGGCTGCGGCTCCTCCGCGTTGTGCCAGCAGCTCGTCCAGGCAACGTCTAGGGCGGAGAACAACGTTATTTTCCCGTGGCGCAGCTTCGAGGCGTACCCGATTTTTTGCCAGGTTGTGGGAGCAAAACCACGCCCGGTTCCCCTTCTCGCCGACGGCAAGCACGATCTAGAAAGCATGCTTTCGCTTATCGACGCTTCCACCTCGCTCATCTTCCTTTGCTCCCCCAACAACCCCAGCGGTCAGGTAATCACCCGCTCCGAATTCACGGCGTTCATGGACCGCGTCCCCGACCATGTCACCGTGGCACTGGATGAGGCATATGTGGAGTACAACCGCGACCCCGCGGCTGTGGAGGGCCGCACTGTATTCCGCGACTATCCCAATCTTGTGTGCTTGCGCACTTTCTCCAAGGCGTACGGTTTGGCCGGTGCCCGCGTCGGATACGCATTCGGCGCCGCGAACCTCATCCAGGCGTTGGACAAGATGGGCATCCCTTTCCAGGTCAGCGCCGTCGCTCAAGCCGGGGCGATCGCATCCCTGGAGCATTCCGAGGAACTTCTCGCCCGTGTGGAAGACACCGTCGGCGCGCGCGACGTGGTCGCGGACGGCATCGGCGCACTGCACTCTCAGGCCAACTTTGTGTGGTTGCCGGACGTGGATTCCGCCGACCTTGCCCGGCAGCTGGCAACCCGTGGGATCCTTGTCCGCGCCTTCCCCGAGGGCTTGCGCGTCACTGTGACAAACCGTGAGGATGCTGAAGAATTCCTGTCGGCGTGGGAAGCTATTTCCCAACCATAA
- the mgtE gene encoding magnesium transporter, with the protein MTTTKQRDALVELEKLVETRLRGDRAEEISGLLEDAKLSDIIRLIEHSPVKRGAVLFRLLPPERAGAVFDALDPRHQADMVRALGSDSVGNFFEDMGAEDRVMLLDELPGPVAERLLKDLGEKDKENTNAVLGYEKGTVGRVMSPEIPEIYGEMTAHEVRDLLREQHEDLETLYTLPVIDRNQQLTGIVKMRRLFLAEGDIPVVELLEESPSVVATADAEETARWFLPLALLAIPVVDSGNRLVGIFTFDEAQHIVESEDTEDSARQGGSESLKQPYLSTPLTSLVRSRIVWLLVLAVSAILTVQVLDIFEEKMEQAVVLSLFIPLLTGTGGNTGNQAATTVTRALALGDVKKSDVLKVMWREVRVGLMLGAVLGTLGFGLATLVYGFDIGMVIGLTLLSICTMSATVGGAMPIVAKTVGADPAVFSNPFISTFCDATGLIVYFLIATSILGL; encoded by the coding sequence ATGACGACAACGAAGCAGCGCGATGCCCTCGTGGAACTGGAGAAACTCGTGGAGACCCGCTTGCGGGGCGACCGTGCGGAGGAAATCTCCGGCTTACTCGAGGATGCCAAGCTCAGCGACATCATCCGGCTCATCGAGCACTCGCCGGTCAAGCGCGGTGCTGTCCTGTTCCGCCTTTTGCCGCCGGAGCGCGCAGGGGCGGTATTCGACGCGCTCGATCCGCGCCACCAGGCGGATATGGTGCGCGCGCTGGGTAGCGACAGCGTGGGAAATTTTTTCGAGGACATGGGCGCGGAAGACCGCGTCATGCTTCTCGACGAGCTTCCGGGCCCCGTCGCCGAACGCCTGCTCAAAGACCTAGGCGAAAAGGATAAGGAGAATACGAACGCCGTTCTCGGGTACGAGAAAGGGACAGTTGGCCGAGTCATGTCCCCCGAGATTCCCGAGATTTACGGGGAGATGACAGCGCACGAGGTACGTGATCTGCTGCGCGAACAGCACGAAGATTTGGAGACGCTGTACACCCTGCCCGTCATCGACCGCAACCAGCAGCTCACCGGCATCGTCAAAATGCGTCGGCTCTTCTTGGCTGAGGGTGACATCCCGGTGGTGGAGCTGCTGGAGGAGTCCCCGTCGGTCGTCGCCACCGCCGACGCTGAGGAGACTGCGCGCTGGTTCCTCCCGCTCGCACTGTTGGCCATTCCCGTGGTGGATTCCGGCAACCGCCTCGTGGGCATTTTCACGTTCGACGAGGCGCAGCACATCGTTGAGAGCGAGGATACTGAGGACAGCGCTCGCCAGGGTGGCTCCGAATCCCTGAAACAGCCGTACCTGTCCACCCCGCTGACCAGCTTGGTGCGCTCGCGCATCGTGTGGCTTTTGGTCCTCGCTGTCTCCGCGATCCTCACCGTCCAGGTTTTGGACATTTTCGAGGAGAAGATGGAGCAAGCCGTGGTGCTTTCCCTTTTCATCCCGCTGCTCACAGGAACCGGCGGGAACACGGGCAACCAGGCGGCGACCACAGTCACGCGAGCATTGGCGCTTGGCGACGTCAAGAAGTCCGACGTCCTCAAAGTCATGTGGCGCGAAGTCCGGGTGGGCCTGATGCTGGGTGCTGTGTTGGGCACCCTCGGCTTTGGTCTAGCCACACTGGTTTACGGCTTCGACATCGGCATGGTAATCGGTTTGACCCTCCTGTCCATCTGCACGATGTCGGCGACAGTGGGTGGAGCGATGCCGATCGTGGCCAAGACAGTCGGCGCGGACCCGGCAGTGTTCTCCAACCCCTTTATCTCCACCTTCTGTGATGCGACGGGCCTGATCGTCTACTTCCTCATCGCCACATCGATCCTCGGTTTGTGA
- a CDS encoding prephenate dehydrogenase, producing MPTTCIIGLGLIGGSIMRDLSAAGLPVYGYNHSRSGTRTASREGFDVSDDLSRVLSRASSDRALIIIAVPMHAVEDVLDSIAMYAPNCGVTDVVSVKKPVDELIKARGMQLRYVGGHPMSGTEDSGWGASREGLFTRAAWAITYDYAIECDEAGRRVPNDWVDLFGQVCELARVCGAEAVPVSVDTHDEAVARVSHLPHVLAEALAIVGDRGGTLAQSLAAGSFRGATRVAGTEPELVRAMCETNADAVVKTLDEIIPLLQEARESLAAPEPDIEQLAGAGYRAVTRMGARKGARAESVSPVKISSRPVMRIQLGADGWVKALRQTESLGGRIDVF from the coding sequence CTGCCCACCACCTGCATCATCGGGCTGGGGCTCATCGGCGGCTCCATCATGCGCGACCTCTCCGCCGCGGGGCTGCCCGTGTACGGCTACAACCACTCGCGCTCCGGCACCCGCACCGCCAGCCGCGAAGGCTTCGACGTCTCCGATGATCTCTCGCGCGTGCTCTCCCGCGCATCCTCTGACCGTGCGCTCATCATCATCGCTGTGCCCATGCACGCCGTGGAGGATGTCCTAGACTCCATCGCCATGTACGCACCGAACTGCGGTGTGACCGACGTGGTCAGCGTGAAAAAACCTGTCGACGAGCTGATCAAAGCCCGCGGCATGCAGCTGCGCTACGTCGGCGGCCACCCGATGTCCGGCACAGAGGACTCCGGCTGGGGAGCATCCCGCGAAGGCCTATTCACCCGTGCCGCCTGGGCAATCACGTACGACTACGCGATCGAGTGCGACGAGGCCGGTCGCCGAGTCCCCAACGATTGGGTGGACTTGTTCGGCCAGGTCTGCGAGCTTGCCCGCGTGTGCGGCGCCGAGGCCGTGCCCGTGTCCGTGGACACGCACGACGAGGCCGTCGCCCGTGTGTCGCACCTGCCCCACGTCTTGGCGGAAGCACTGGCGATCGTCGGCGACCGCGGCGGAACTCTCGCCCAATCCTTGGCCGCCGGGTCCTTCCGCGGCGCGACACGGGTCGCCGGCACCGAGCCCGAATTGGTCCGAGCCATGTGCGAGACCAATGCCGATGCCGTGGTGAAGACCCTGGACGAAATCATCCCTCTGCTGCAGGAAGCCCGGGAGTCCTTGGCCGCGCCCGAACCCGATATCGAGCAGCTTGCCGGCGCAGGCTACCGTGCCGTCACCCGCATGGGTGCGCGCAAGGGAGCCCGCGCAGAATCCGTGTCCCCCGTCAAGATCTCCTCGCGGCCTGTCATGCGCATCCAGCTCGGCGCCGACGGGTGGGTGAAAGCTCTCCGCCAGACAGAATCGCTCGGCGGGCGCATCGACGTCTTCTGA
- a CDS encoding tRNA adenosine deaminase-associated protein produces MSDGRGHAGQGGGYDGAPEDGFAVTVARRDGEWVVAEFDDDFENLSTSVNAVRALRSEGAAFALLNVEEEYLVIVRPGPSRTRVLISDATMAVDDDFAADILDTAGIDIPDIDPDELDNIDGWADGDFGILEDVGMSEEIMSVLIDDTEADPSDIIDAIAEELGFIDELDRTLR; encoded by the coding sequence ATGAGTGACGGACGAGGGCATGCTGGTCAGGGTGGCGGATACGACGGCGCACCCGAGGACGGTTTCGCTGTCACTGTGGCACGTCGCGACGGCGAGTGGGTCGTCGCGGAATTCGATGATGACTTCGAAAATCTGTCGACCTCCGTCAATGCGGTCCGTGCGCTCCGCAGCGAGGGTGCGGCGTTCGCGCTGCTCAACGTCGAGGAGGAATACCTCGTCATTGTCCGTCCCGGCCCGTCGAGAACGCGCGTGCTGATTTCGGACGCGACGATGGCGGTCGACGACGATTTCGCCGCGGACATCTTAGACACCGCCGGCATCGACATTCCCGACATCGATCCCGACGAGCTGGACAATATAGACGGCTGGGCCGACGGCGACTTCGGGATTCTCGAGGATGTGGGCATGAGCGAGGAGATCATGAGCGTGCTTATCGACGACACCGAGGCCGACCCCTCCGACATCATCGATGCTATTGCGGAAGAGCTGGGGTTCATCGACGAACTGGACCGGACGCTTCGTTAG
- a CDS encoding nucleoside deaminase, whose translation MSHSASQLERRAEERMRRAIEVARTTPAADIPVGAVIYGPDGTEIATGTNRRETDQDPAGHAEVVATRNAARALGTWRMDGCEIVVTLEPCTMCAGIILGSRMRSLVFGAYESKTGAVGSLIDVLRDPAHLHTVEVRGGVLESETAQLMTGFFERLR comes from the coding sequence ATGAGCCACTCGGCGAGCCAGTTGGAGCGACGCGCTGAAGAGCGGATGCGCCGCGCTATCGAGGTGGCCCGCACCACGCCGGCGGCGGATATTCCTGTCGGTGCCGTCATCTACGGGCCCGACGGGACAGAGATCGCCACCGGGACGAACAGGCGGGAAACGGACCAGGATCCGGCGGGGCATGCGGAGGTCGTCGCAACGCGAAATGCAGCGCGCGCCTTGGGCACCTGGCGTATGGACGGCTGCGAGATCGTGGTCACCCTCGAACCCTGCACGATGTGCGCAGGCATCATCCTCGGTTCGCGTATGAGAAGCCTCGTCTTCGGCGCGTACGAATCCAAGACGGGAGCTGTGGGCTCGCTTATCGACGTCCTCCGCGACCCCGCTCACCTCCACACCGTCGAGGTCCGCGGTGGTGTGCTCGAGTCCGAGACAGCCCAGCTAATGACGGGCTTCTTCGAACGTCTCCGCTGA
- a CDS encoding CsbD family protein: MADLDGKLDQVKGDAKEALGDVTDNKSLENEGKADQLGGGIKEKLNEAGDAIKDKANEVAGKIQDARDEN; the protein is encoded by the coding sequence ATGGCTGATCTCGATGGCAAGCTGGACCAGGTCAAGGGCGACGCGAAGGAAGCTCTCGGCGACGTCACCGACAACAAGTCCCTGGAGAACGAGGGCAAGGCTGACCAGCTCGGCGGCGGCATCAAGGAGAAGCTGAACGAGGCTGGCGACGCGATCAAGGACAAGGCCAACGAGGTCGCTGGCAAGATCCAGGATGCCCGCGACGAGAACTAG